The genomic window acatactagttagagtctatccagtgtgtattgtgtcagcacaaaagggagcttctgggtaggagttagactcgcgtaaaccctgacggtgaaacctagtgggcagatgcatacttGATCaggctctggttagtgaaaaatATCATTCAGTGATTTTTTGGCAGCAtaccactgacgtgtgttaagtgtttcgcggacacgaCAACATAGAATTCgctgacttgtggggaaagctggacaacctctacagattataaaactgttataacagctgtgcttgtgattatgggagacttggatcctcacataattagtgggctttggttatgagtttggttatggttttggttatagtacatggagtactagacggttatggtatgtaaggtgaggagccttgtatgctaggtgttagaCTGTATgagttatattcacttaatgattgtttaatgcttttgagtccaaaaatcttttcattactcgtatttacgcaaatataccatgtgttatactattcttgttgtaaacctacatatcattattttttccatacttgctgagcgcgtcatgtgctcacacttgctatttttcctatgccatgcaacatgtgtggtgctattcaatgagtgaagatgttgaagactatcaaaacgaggttgtgacgttttaggcgtgtgtctcccggtcggttgcctgcagtgttgttgggcactagtgcttctgttccactgtagatatctacatagaagacaatatatgtcaattattgtaagagtttaacatttattctataaaccttatgtgtgttgaacatcctgaacacacataagccacatctgatCTTAGCTGTTAAAACTgagtgtgacagaggtggtatcagagccatactgattgtaggacgcaagcctagatagaatgatcatgtcataaggtcatattttaaaagcctattttgaaaaatccaTCCCCATGCTATTCTGACCCTcaatttctctctctacttacctactctaatctattgagcaaaataaattttcaataGTCTCcctttcaaactattagttgttgaaccatcccggtTACTCTATTTGAGAAGggtgcacttgaagatctctcttggcgcTCTTACCTTgcgtgaagatttatatgataaatatgAAGATCCATAATGACAAGAAAGATTCATCTACTACAACACTGAAggcatgaagatctacctctgtgctcccagttttagttctttgagttataggaggatttttcCCTAATCTTTGAAAATGTTAGAGCGATATTAGTAGTGTGTggttgtgttgtgtgccttaTCTGATTTgtattttctgtttgagtgctgatATGCGTTGTGGaatgctttagcatctggtaacagcagcattccttatatatctctatagttaatagtatagttgggttttctccttctagtcccttCTTTTCTTACCAAACCTTCTGCCTCAAtcccgatcagatggtgaacacaaagaaagattagcttggtaaaggtaccaacaacaataacaacaacatccagtagatgccTCTTCATATTGAAGAACAATTTTTAGAGACGCAGACTCAGATCCTTCAAGGCATGACTCAGAATATAGAAAGTCTGCTACAGATTGTTGAAGCTCTATGTGCAGAAGACAAGCGTGGAAAGCAAGACAACAACTAGAAGAGGAGAGGATCAGCCACTAAAACTAGTGACAGCCACTCATTCAAAGGGTGGCTGCTGGGAAGACGATCGCTTGTTCATAGACCGGTACTCTTAACTCTGTAGTAGCAGTACATTACATTGCTCGAGTTACTCTCAGGGCGTGTTATAACTTTTAACCAAATTCAAAGGTATCGGCATGTGTTCTTAAAATAAGCTATAGCAAACTCCAATGATCTATGCGTACCCAAGTGGAAGGTGAGAATCACAATTCTGGTTAGGACAAATGACAATCAAATAGGAGTTTCTAAAATGCAGTATATTCTAAATATAGAATGATACTCAAATAAGATTTTAGGACATGCATGTGTAATGCAATATGATTGTAATAACAAACCAGATAGTGTGGATTGTATGATGCAAAGGACATAAACTtattttccattatctaaaaaatgtgTTATGTCAATACCAAGATAAAAAATGTAAACACTGAATGGTTTGATATTAATAAAGATTATGTTCTCAAAAGAATAGTGATATTGTTATAAACTTCTTTTATTTTAAGGAAGTTATTGACTTCTTGAAGTATTTAAATGCAGAGCCCAGTAAGTTCTATTTACTACAACAATATCTCATATTCAGCCATACTTCTTTGGCTCTTCTGCATGAGTTATGACCTATGAGTCCCTCATTTAGTTCTTCTTATCCTCCTCATTGGTGGTATATAAGTGTCTCGAATGTGAAGGAGATGTATATGGAAAAAGACATGAGAGGTGCATATAGTGTAGTAAATGGTGCTGCCAGTTTTATATTCTTATGTTTGCCTAATTTATTTTCTCCGACGGCGTGTTGCTTTGAAAGGTCATATTGTGTTCAAACGATAGAGGATATGTTGTGTTTCTTTTTCACAATTGAGTATTGTTTAGGTTTTGGAAGCATCAGGATCATCAGGTCTCTCGATGGTGAGATCATCAAGTCTGGATTGAGAGACCATCTGACACTTGGAATCCCTTTTATCCTATGGTTATGGTATGACGGCAGCAGAAGAAAACTTATCTGCAAAGGAGTCTTGCTGCATTAGATTATGTGGTTAGCCTTGCTTAACCACCTTGAAATGATGACACACGTTTGACGGAGgaaaaagataaatattttgGAGAGCTTTATTAACATCATGCGATATAGTGTTGAACAACAATTGAGAGCCGTTACTACGTTGCTGCATAATGGGACCAAGGAGTGTGGTGAATTTAACCCAAAATAGACAATGTGTCGATGAAACTTAAGGCCTTGAAAACTATGCCCATTTTTTCAGGCTGTATTGCTGGAAAACATTAGGTGTAACACCGGAGATAATAATTACCATAACCAAAAATTGTTTGCTTCCGGTTATAGCATTGTATTATATCTATTTCTTGTGTGTCGTTTTCCAGCGATCGACGCTTGACACATTTCCTCTTTCTTGGTCCAGTTAAGAagttgtctattttttaaaaaataaaaaatttaaagcaAGAAAATGATGGTGCCATAACCGAAGAAGAATATGCACTTGACCGGAAATCTAATGATACTGTGAGATCAACTATAATATCCGGGGAAGCGGGTTCGTGACTGTGTAAGTGCCTATTTGTGGTACTGACGAATTAAATAAATGGTGTTAGTTTCATCCATCATAACAATTTTTCTTTCACTTCGTTCTTTTTCtgatttctttttctattcTCATTTTTTCCTCtcattttcaataattttttttgaattaatttgtaaatgaaaaagagagagaatacCGTTCTGGAGAGAATGATCTTAAAAATCCTTCCGTGAGGAAAATCGTTAAAGCAATGAAGGAAATAAAAATCCTTTCGCAAAAGAATTTTCACCATTCAGCCATGGATATTTAACAGGGATCATCGTACATCGTTTAGATCACAAAGGAAATCCATTGAGCATGATCATGAGAACGGAAATCAAATGAGAATGTCCAAGACTGAAAAGAAATTCTATGGACCAGTTCTTTGAGATTGATGCTTGGGGAAATCTAATGAGAGGGTCTGGCGATCAGCTCGATTGCTTGGTGGTCTGAGGGCTCGCTCGCTGGCTTGGTTTGAGATGGATGCTCGGGAACACATGGTGGCAATTCGGATGCTGCTCAGGAAATCGGTTTGCAGCATCGTggtatagattttttttccccgACTGAAGGACATCTTTGATTCTTAGCATGTAGCAGTTGCCTCGTATTGGTTTTAActgttatttgttttttttatgtatatgtgAAAACCTAAGTATGTGTTTCTTAGTTAATATTATTTGTTGACAGTTACTCGGTTGAGGATTCAACGAGCACAAAGGAAGCATTTTGCACCTTAATGGTGCATGATAATTAGCACAGAATATGCACATTGCACCATCTGCTACAGAAGAAAGCCATTAAAAGTTAAGCTAACTCCAAAGGGCATCTCTGAGCTATATAATGATACACAGCTAGTTGCGTGGCAATAAAAGAACGCCCACACCTACATCCGGGCACTAGCCCGTAAGGGCGGCGCTTGCACGGCGCGAGTGCTCTAGCCAGCTCGTGTTTAAACCCAAGCGCTCGCATAAACATACACGAAACGGGTGTGCACGAAACAGTCTCATTCGATCCCGTCTCCAAACAAGGCTGTGAAAATAGATCTTCCTGTTAGAAAAAATGCTCACGCCCGGCCATATACCCCGAGGCGAGCAGTAAATAGGCCACCTTTGCGTCTGCAAATAGTAACAAGAGAAGACTCCAATCACTCTGAAGCGTCGCATGGTTTTGTCCATGTGTTGTGGACATGCATAGTTAGTTGCGGTCAAATGGAAtgaacatgtttttttttttattataacgACATGAATGATTCTAGATGTTTATAATTAAGTGTTTGAGGAAAGAAAGTATTAAATACTTTTATaacattatattttttaatttaaataaagactacaaatatttaaatataGTTAATTATCTTGTTAGCATCACTATAAATAGTGATGTTAAAATAAGCACATGGTCCTTTATCTAAGCACCGCTTATACTTTCATTATACATGCTCTAAGATGATGTAGACACATGCACACACAAGTGTGTCTCTATCACATATCTATAACTAATATCGCTGAAAGCACTCGTATATACGTAAATTATGAATATCAAAATTTAAATCTTGATAGGTAAAGTTATACTTCCGTGCCTTCACTACTACGCTAAGAGATGGTTACCGGAATAAGCATTCTGATAAATTCTGATAACAAGAAAGTACGGAATATTCCTGTCTTAAAAAACACTTCTTTTCTGAAAACAACAAGAACTACAGTATTTTCTTCCTTCTGAACTTACATACTGGacagttcaaaaaaaaattacatattgaGCCTCCCATACAGGCCCAGGCCGCCATTTCCCCACCAATCTCACCGTTTCCACCAGATCAACGGTCCAGATCTCTCTCACTAACCCCCCACACAAACCCTAGCCAATTCCACCTATCTAGCCCTTCCCCTCCCGCCACGCCTCCAATCGCacctccgccgcgccgcccccaaaaccctagccgccgccaTGGTCGCCTTCAGCCGCCCCCTCGTCTCCGTCAAGGCTCTGGAGGGCGACATGGCCACCGACTCCGCCGGCCTGCAATACCCCGCCGTCCTCAACGCGCCGATCCGCCCCGACTGGGTCCGCATCGTACACAGGCTGCTGTCCTGCAACAAGCGCCAGCCCTACGCCGTTTCTCGCCGGGCTGGCCACCAGACGTCGGCGGAGTCCTGGGGCACCGGGCGCGCGGTGTCCCGTATCCCTCGTGTCCCCGGAGGCGGCACCCACCGCGCCGGCCAGGGAGCCTTCGGCAACATGTGCCGCGGAGGACGCATGTTCGCGCCCACCAAGATCTGGCGCAAGTGGCACCGCCGCGTCAATGTCCACCTCCGccgcgtcgccgtcgcctcgGCCCTCGCCGCAACCGCCGTACCGGCCCTCGTCCAGGCGCGCGGGCACCGCATCGAGGCCGTCCCCGAGCTCCCCCTTGTCATCTCCGACTCGGCCGAGTCCATCGAGAAGACCTCCCAGGCGCTCAAGATCCTCAAGCAGGTCGGCGCCTACGCCGACGCAGAGAAGGCCAAGGACTCCGTGGGAATCCGCCCCGGCAAGGGTAAGATGCGCAACCGCCGCTACATCAACCGCAAGGGTCCGCTCATCGTCTACGGCACCGAGGGATCCAAGATCGTCAAGGCCTTCCGCAACCTCCCCGGTGTGGATGTCGCCAACGTCGAGCGCCTCAACCTGCTCGACCTCGCCCCCGGTGGCCACCTCGGGCGCTTTGTGATCTGGACCGAGAGCGCGTTCAAGAAGCTTGAGGAGGTGTATGGAACCTTTGATGCGCCTTCGCAGAAGAAGAAGGGCTTCGTGCTGCCGAGGCCCAAGATGGCCAACGCTGACCTTGGCAGGATCATTAACTCTGACGAGGTGCAGTCTGTGGTGAAGCCACTCAACAAGGAGGTGAAGCGCAGGGAAAAGAGGAAGAACCCGCTCAAGAACGTGGCTGCCGTGCTCAAACTCAACCCTTACTTGGGCACTGCCCGCAAGATGGCCACCCTTGCTGAAGCATCCCGCGTCAAGGCCAGGAAGGAAAAGCTTGACTCCAAGAGGACCAAGCTTAGCCCGGTATAACTCTTTCTCCTTCCCCTCCATTTATGATGTGAATATGACTCAAATATGATCACCAAGGTAGGAGATACGTAGTTCATTGCTTATTACTGTCACCATGGTACATTGATTTTAATGTGAAAGTATTCTGTGTCAAAGTTTATTTCTTTTGGTTCAATTTTTAGGCTATTGTCATATGCTTGTTGTATTGTTTGGTTTTAGTTTGAGTCTTGTATATTTGTAATGTTCCCCTTGTTTTATTGTTGGGGTTAATTGCTGTGCATTGATGTTATGTTCCACCATCGTACTATACCTAATTGCCTGTTTCCTATACCATCAATATGTTGCTATTCATTCTATGTGCTTTAAGTAAACTTTGCTTGTTACATTACTTTTGTTCTATCTCTGTATCCTGTAGAGACCTTTTAGGTGATATCTAGttgtttttcttaaaaataaatCGTGGTATGTTGGGACTGGGGGGATATTTCATTTCATATTCATGGAGGTTTTGACCATTTGTTATGCAAGTTCGTAGGtgtttatgtttaatttttagTTTCCTTTCATGTTGATATTAATCTTTTGAACTGGCAACACTTGGACTATGGCTTACTAGAGTATCTGTTCAGATTAATGATTTGAAGGCAGCATTTGGAGTACTGATAAGTGATAACCGGAATCCATGTTAATATTTGGTTCAGATTTGAATTATATCCCAAATTTTTGGTATCCATGTAACCCTTTGGTACCTTCTTGTCTTGAGTTTTTGGTTTCAGAAGCAATATTACAAAACTGCCTGATATCCATATAACTGTTTGTCCTTCTATATTTAAGATGCTGATCATGTGTCATGCGGTATGGCATTTGTTTGGTAAGCTTTTTAGTAATGATCTTCTGTTGATTTTTGCTGTAGGAGGAAGCTGCCAAGGTTAAGGCTGCTGGAAAGGCATGGTACAAGACCATGATCTCAGACAGCGACTACACAGAGTTTGAGAACTTCTCAAAGTGGCTTGGCGTGACACAGTAAAGCAAGCAATCTAGTTAAGTTTTGAGTAGTGTCGCTGAACTTATCTGGAGAGGATTTAtcattctgtttttttttatcctgCTATCATCATAAGAAGTTACCTACCTGTGGGATTTTGAGACCCAAGGCTGTCCGCTTTGTTAATGCGTTGCTGTGAGAATGGGCAGTTTCGAACCGGTTATCAAAATTATCCATGTGGTTTGATTCAATGGCTTTGTGAT from Phragmites australis chromosome 14, lpPhrAust1.1, whole genome shotgun sequence includes these protein-coding regions:
- the LOC133891015 gene encoding large ribosomal subunit protein uL4z-like, which encodes MVAFSRPLVSVKALEGDMATDSAGLQYPAVLNAPIRPDWVRIVHRLLSCNKRQPYAVSRRAGHQTSAESWGTGRAVSRIPRVPGGGTHRAGQGAFGNMCRGGRMFAPTKIWRKWHRRVNVHLRRVAVASALAATAVPALVQARGHRIEAVPELPLVISDSAESIEKTSQALKILKQVGAYADAEKAKDSVGIRPGKGKMRNRRYINRKGPLIVYGTEGSKIVKAFRNLPGVDVANVERLNLLDLAPGGHLGRFVIWTESAFKKLEEVYGTFDAPSQKKKGFVLPRPKMANADLGRIINSDEVQSVVKPLNKEVKRREKRKNPLKNVAAVLKLNPYLGTARKMATLAEASRVKARKEKLDSKRTKLSPEEAAKVKAAGKAWYKTMISDSDYTEFENFSKWLGVTQ